ACAACCTTCTGCGATCATCCTGAAGAGGCGAAGCTCAAGCCGAAGATAGGCGGTATGTCCAACCCCTCGCTTGAAGCGGTTATTACTTTAAAACCGGACATTGTAATAATGACCACGGACGGCAATCCTAAGGAGTTTGAAGAGAGGCTCCGCTCCATGAATATCAAGACCTATGTCTTTACAGCGCGCACAATGAGCCAGCTTCCTGACGGCATAAGGGATATTGGAAGAGCGCTTAATGAAGAAAACAGCTTCAATACGCTTGCTTCTGATATAGAAAAAGCTCTGGGTAGCTATAAGGCGCGCAGGCAGGGCATCAGTAAGAAGGTGCTTTTTATGATCTGGCCTGAGCCGTTAATAGTGGCAGGCCCCGGAACAGCGATCGATGATGCCATTAACCTGCTCGGCGCAGCCAATATAGCTGATGATGCAGTTATCCAGTATCCCAAATATTCTATTGAAGAGGTTGTGCGCAGGTCGCCTGATATTATCTTTGTCGGCAAAGGATCCGGCATGAATATGGAGGAGACTGCCGGAGGGCTTCTGAAGAGGATCTCTTATATTCCTGCGGTAAAAAACAATAAGGTCTTTTATGTCGGCGATGGTTTATACAGGCTCGGCCCGAGGGTGATAGAGGGGCTGGAAGAGCTTGAGGGGTTACTTAATAAAGAAACTAAAGACTAAAGACCTGGATTCCCGATCAGGTCGGGAATGACGGTATTATTTGAACGGTATTATTTGAGATGAAGACAAAATTAACACTCATAACAATTTTTGCGGCGATGGTCTTTGTGATCGCCCTCTTTATCGGGCCGAAGCCGATAAGCCCATTTAATCTTGGTGAGATGGGAAAAGATATAATCTTTTCCATCAGGCTGCCGAGGGTGCTGGTCTCTATCCTGATGGGCATGGCTCTCGGCGCTTCAGGCGCGGTGCTTCAGGGGATACTCAGAAATCCACTCGCGGACCCATACATATTAGGCATTTCAAGCGGCGCAGCGCTTGCCGCTGCATTCGGCATAATAACCGGGCTTTCTCTTTTTGGAATTGTGACGATACCTTTGCTTGCGTTTATCGGAGCCTTGATCACAGGTGTATTTGTCGGCGCAATGGGATGGAAGCGCGGCGGTTTCTGGCCGGACAGGCTTCTGCTTGCAGGAGTTGG
This genomic stretch from Nitrospirota bacterium harbors:
- a CDS encoding cobalamin-binding protein; amino-acid sequence: MKARDKRYSNYFWKATAVLFLLFTLHPSLITSSYAEAPKRIISLSPSTTEILFAAGLGDNIVGVTTFCDHPEEAKLKPKIGGMSNPSLEAVITLKPDIVIMTTDGNPKEFEERLRSMNIKTYVFTARTMSQLPDGIRDIGRALNEENSFNTLASDIEKALGSYKARRQGISKKVLFMIWPEPLIVAGPGTAIDDAINLLGAANIADDAVIQYPKYSIEEVVRRSPDIIFVGKGSGMNMEETAGGLLKRISYIPAVKNNKVFYVGDGLYRLGPRVIEGLEELEGLLNKETKD